The Silene latifolia isolate original U9 population chromosome X, ASM4854445v1, whole genome shotgun sequence genome contains the following window.
AAGGACCCACTGCGCCTTCTTTTTTGGCGATGTTTTACAGCATGCCGGCCCACTGTCAACGACATTTGAACCGTCCTTAAGAGATTCGATGACCATCCAATAGTTGGTGTGACTGAGCATAATAAGGAAGTACAACTGCTTCCCTATAGCCGAAATCTTAGAATGTAACCGGTCATACACAGAACGAGCCTCCCAATACAAGAGTAAGCAAGATTTGACCAACCAAAGAAACGAGCATAGTAACATACTAACAATAGTCCAAGTACCAAATTCCAAAACTCTCTGGTCCTGAGGTGTTGTGTCTAAACGGTTGCCGAAATACACCACCCATATAACTAGAAGCATCACCATGTTTAGAATGAAGATGATGCTCCTCTTGATACCGGTGGCAACATACACTACATATTTTTGGTTAAACGCACCCTTTGCTACTTCGCCACAGCAAACTATTGATAATACATTGTTATATTTTTCCCCAACCCGTGGATGATGCCCATAAATTTCCGGTAGTGACCACACAAATAAATGAGTTAACAGTGTAATGATGTTGTAACCTATGAGAACAAAGACTGATACCTCGATCCATTTCCGAGTGTAAATTCCAAATATGTTGCTTTGTTTAAAAGTGGGTACGCTATTCATAACTACAACCTCCGCCCACAAGAACAAAAGACAGCCCACGATCTCATAACCTGAATCTCTGATGAGAACGAAACGCCTACCAAATCCAACCCGAAATACTCCTACTACTGTATAAACTAGAGATAGCAAAATTAATTGTTTCATAATGTAGATTCCACTTAAGATACAGATTATCTCAATCCACTTGGTTATAGGCAGCCCTATCGCCGATACAAGTTTTAATCCTGGAGTATACTTAGCAATTGGATAAAATAGTCCTACTTCAACTAAAAGCAACATCACAAATACAAATGTCCAGTATCGCAAAAGAAGCTTAAATTGATTTCTTTGAAAGTAGTTATCGTTGACAATGAATTGAAACAATCGTTCAAATACGGATACTGTAAATAACAGGGGCAGAATGGCAACAGTAGCAACTGTTAAAAAAACATATACCACTGGTGCAAAACATACATAGAGCAAGGACCAGATTAGATAATAAAAGGGTTTTGGTACTCGCATACCGCATATGAAAAATGAGCCACGTTTATTTACATTGGATGGACGTTCAGTTGGTTGTTCACTACCTGAAACGGGATTTTCGACAGTGAGACTAACAGAATCTGTATGCGTATTTTCTGAGGGTTGGATTTCGGAATTTTTGTCCAGGGAAACAGAGTCAACCTCCGTTTTTGTTTCCATA
Protein-coding sequences here:
- the LOC141619423 gene encoding uncharacterized protein LOC141619423 isoform X2; protein product: MNSMLLYSIVLILLYNSITPLISLQSLNSRFFLLFVSFSSSSSFLLIICSRHLKNMETKTEVDSVSLDKNSEIQPSENTHTDSVSLTVENPVSGSEQPTERPSNVNKRGSFFICGMRVPKPFYYLIWSLLYVCFAPVVYVFLTVATVAILPLLFTVSVFERLFQFIVNDNYFQRNQFKLLLRYWTFVFVMLLLVEVGLFYPIAKYTPGLKLVSAIGLPITKWIEIICILSGIYIMKQLILLSLVYTVVGVFRVGFGRRFVLIRDSGYEIVGCLLFLWAEVVVMNSVPTFKQSNIFGIYTRKWIEVSVFVLIGYNIITLLTHLFVWSLPEIYGHHPRVGEKYNNVLSIVCCGEVAKGAFNQKYVVYVATGIKRSIIFILNMVMLLVIWVVYFGNRLDTTPQDQRVLEFGTWTIVSMLLCSFLWLVKSCLLLYWEARSVYDRLHSKISAIGKQLYFLIMLSHTNYWMVIESLKDGSNVVDSGPACCKTSPKKKAQWVLLDAFSAGVEGYHVYDRKNARAYLINQLNPESRNYLDPKESSTYNLQEAAEVFLAAEYALSKESIVNELDHLQCNDSGENNEKCIQTLMKIVQVQDDPYFDKDWDMLLELLPDVTKTEDTTFQKVKIFMERARNSCMSLTNTFISEKEVVNCLNQVMGWIIIAAIFIMWLLVTGLATTKVLILIGSPVVGA